The Sphingomonas sp. LY54 genome includes a region encoding these proteins:
- a CDS encoding 3-hydroxyacyl-CoA dehydrogenase NAD-binding domain-containing protein codes for MSPITTQRHGDVLIVTSNNPPVNALGHAVREGLVKAIEEADADDAVKAVVIRCEGQTFFAGADISEFGKPMQMPMLPMVVDRIEACTKPVVAAIHGTALGGGLEVALACHYRVAVPSAKLGVPEVKLGLLPGAGGTQRLPRVVGVAKALEMTTGGTPIGAKEAHDLGLVDRLIEGDLEQHAVAYADEVKAVSPIPKSSERDDKLAEARANPGIFDEFRKANARKMKGFDAPEANIKAVEAAVAKPYAEGVLDERRLFMELMSGTQARAQQYFFFAERKASKIEGLPEDTRARDIKRVGVIGAGTMGGGISMNFLSAGIPVTIVEMAQDALDRGTGVMRKNYEATAAKGKMSAEQVEGAMGLLKPTLRMEDLADCDLIIEAVFENMDVKKDIFGKLDAIAKPGAILASNTSYLNIDEIAAATSRPQDVLGLHFFSPANIMKLLEVVRGAKTAPDVLVTAMQLAKKIRKVAVVAGVCYGFIGNRMLIPRQMQAQQLLLEGATPEQVDRVHVEFGMPMGPFQMADLAGVDIGWHRDPTRIENIRDALCAIDRWGQKKGAGFYDYDDKRRPSPSPKVQEIIEDFRGRAGVTPREISDQEIVERTLYTMVNEGAKILEEGMAQRASDIDVVWVYGYGWPVYRGGPMFWADTEGLAKIVEGLKRQQERLGEGFTLSNLLVGKAEAGEKISR; via the coding sequence ATGAGCCCCATCACCACCCAGCGCCACGGCGACGTCCTGATCGTCACCTCGAACAACCCGCCGGTCAACGCGCTCGGCCATGCGGTGCGCGAAGGACTGGTGAAGGCGATCGAGGAGGCCGATGCCGACGACGCGGTCAAGGCGGTCGTGATCCGCTGCGAAGGCCAGACCTTCTTCGCCGGGGCCGACATTTCCGAGTTCGGCAAGCCGATGCAGATGCCGATGCTGCCGATGGTAGTCGACCGCATCGAGGCCTGCACCAAGCCGGTCGTCGCCGCGATCCACGGCACGGCCTTGGGCGGCGGGCTCGAGGTCGCCTTGGCGTGCCACTATCGCGTCGCCGTGCCGTCGGCGAAGCTCGGCGTTCCCGAGGTCAAGCTCGGCCTGCTGCCCGGCGCCGGCGGCACTCAGCGGCTGCCGCGCGTGGTCGGCGTCGCCAAGGCGCTGGAGATGACCACCGGCGGCACGCCGATCGGCGCCAAGGAGGCGCATGATCTCGGCCTGGTCGACCGCCTGATCGAAGGCGATCTCGAGCAGCACGCCGTGGCCTATGCCGACGAGGTCAAAGCCGTCAGCCCGATCCCGAAGAGCAGCGAGCGCGACGACAAGCTCGCCGAGGCGCGCGCCAATCCCGGCATCTTCGACGAGTTCCGCAAGGCCAACGCGCGCAAGATGAAGGGCTTCGACGCGCCCGAAGCCAATATCAAGGCGGTCGAGGCCGCGGTCGCCAAGCCCTATGCCGAGGGCGTGCTCGACGAGCGCCGCCTGTTCATGGAGTTGATGAGCGGCACCCAGGCCCGCGCCCAGCAATATTTCTTCTTCGCCGAGCGGAAGGCCTCGAAGATCGAGGGCCTGCCCGAGGACACGCGCGCCCGCGACATCAAGCGGGTCGGCGTGATCGGCGCCGGCACGATGGGCGGCGGCATCTCGATGAATTTCCTCAGCGCGGGCATACCGGTGACGATCGTCGAAATGGCGCAGGACGCGCTCGACCGCGGCACCGGCGTGATGCGCAAGAATTACGAAGCGACCGCCGCCAAGGGCAAGATGAGCGCTGAACAGGTCGAGGGCGCGATGGGGCTGCTCAAGCCGACGCTCAGGATGGAAGATCTCGCCGACTGCGACCTCATCATCGAGGCCGTGTTCGAGAATATGGACGTGAAGAAGGACATTTTCGGCAAGCTCGACGCGATCGCAAAGCCAGGCGCGATCCTGGCGTCCAACACCTCCTATCTCAACATCGACGAGATCGCCGCAGCGACGTCGCGGCCGCAGGACGTGCTCGGCCTCCACTTCTTCTCGCCGGCCAACATCATGAAGCTGCTCGAGGTCGTGCGCGGCGCCAAGACCGCGCCGGACGTGCTCGTCACCGCGATGCAGCTCGCCAAGAAGATCCGCAAGGTCGCGGTCGTGGCCGGCGTCTGCTACGGATTCATCGGCAACCGCATGCTGATCCCGCGCCAGATGCAGGCGCAGCAATTGCTGCTCGAAGGCGCCACCCCCGAGCAGGTCGACCGCGTCCACGTCGAATTCGGCATGCCGATGGGCCCGTTCCAGATGGCCGATCTGGCCGGCGTCGACATCGGCTGGCACCGCGACCCGACCCGCATCGAGAATATCCGCGACGCGCTCTGCGCGATCGACCGCTGGGGCCAGAAGAAGGGCGCCGGCTTCTATGATTATGACGACAAGCGCCGCCCCTCGCCCAGCCCCAAGGTGCAGGAGATCATCGAGGACTTCCGTGGCCGTGCCGGCGTGACGCCACGCGAGATCAGCGACCAGGAGATCGTCGAGCGCACGCTCTACACGATGGTCAACGAGGGCGCGAAGATTCTCGAGGAGGGCATGGCCCAGCGCGCGTCCGACATCGATGTAGTCTGGGTCTATGGCTATGGCTGGCCGGTCTATCGCGGCGGCCCGATGTTCTGGGCTGACACGGAAGGCCTCGCCAAGATCGTCGAAGGGCTGAAGCGCCAGCAGGAGCGGCTCGGCGAGGGCTTCACCCTGTCGAACCTGCTCGTCGGCAAGGCCGAGGCGGGCGAGAAGATCAGCCGCTGA
- a CDS encoding sulfatase-like hydrolase/transferase codes for MLAPAALFGATLALEVALVERKYGVFGGGFGASHVIHGAGEWGLLLAGLLLAHGLLIGLLFLSIRALHGGRRDTPLFLLNASFVILAAGAAVLAVKYEVLSYFSDAIGFGLIRDLGGGSLFDAMLFVMDEAGLLAAAAAGTAGAYWMCRRLVRRYAPAGIAPSGLRWRHLLWLAVPLPLVAMAANRVPDVRYALTRFNAFAVANTALAQASDFDRDGFSGFTAQADAHPFDAARHPFALDVPNNGIDEDGLGGDFRFDDAVAEAVVPRFPGKPQHVVLIVLESVRGDALGRRVGGREVTPNLNALARQGTAFAEAYSHVGFTTASLKSLFGGALDPAPGDPSLFRDFKAAGYRIGVYSGQPESFGDIAGVVGMKENADVFVDAETLKDERAFGFAAKGSLLVDGRKLLREFDRSYGRPADWARPNFLYFNFQEAHFPYHHPGTMRLLPGEPIARADIALANKDRVARTYWNAVAYDDWLIGEVVARLKRLGAWEDSVLVVTADHGESLFDDAFLGHGHVINRQQTQIPLVVSAAGIPSGRPVGLADFRAIILRAAGAEGVPEMRARTVFQHIGGLDWPTAIGMVEPGGVWTVMQIETEQVRFSETGRTARYADLTGAEKARADRLIDEWARQRWLAHLRRQ; via the coding sequence TTGCTGGCGCCGGCCGCCCTGTTCGGGGCGACGCTGGCGCTGGAGGTGGCGCTGGTCGAGCGGAAATATGGCGTGTTCGGGGGCGGGTTCGGCGCCTCGCACGTGATCCATGGAGCGGGGGAATGGGGGCTGCTGCTGGCCGGGCTGCTCCTCGCGCACGGCCTGCTGATCGGGCTGCTGTTCCTGTCCATACGCGCGCTCCATGGCGGCAGGCGGGACACGCCCTTGTTCCTGCTCAATGCAAGCTTCGTCATCCTCGCGGCCGGCGCGGCCGTGCTGGCGGTGAAATATGAAGTGCTGAGCTATTTCAGCGACGCGATCGGATTCGGGCTGATCCGCGATCTGGGCGGCGGCAGCCTGTTCGACGCGATGCTGTTCGTGATGGACGAGGCCGGGCTGCTCGCCGCCGCGGCCGCCGGCACGGCCGGGGCCTATTGGATGTGCCGGCGCCTCGTCCGCCGTTACGCGCCGGCGGGAATTGCTCCGTCGGGGCTGCGCTGGCGGCACCTGCTGTGGCTGGCCGTGCCGCTGCCGCTGGTGGCGATGGCGGCGAACCGCGTGCCGGACGTGCGCTACGCCCTAACCCGCTTTAACGCCTTTGCGGTCGCCAATACCGCGCTGGCCCAGGCGAGCGACTTCGATCGCGACGGCTTCAGCGGGTTCACCGCCCAGGCCGACGCCCATCCGTTCGACGCGGCGCGCCATCCGTTCGCGCTCGACGTGCCCAACAACGGCATCGACGAGGACGGGCTTGGCGGCGATTTCCGCTTCGACGACGCGGTGGCCGAGGCGGTAGTACCGCGCTTCCCCGGCAAGCCCCAGCATGTGGTGCTGATCGTCTTGGAGAGCGTCCGCGGCGATGCGCTCGGGCGTCGGGTCGGCGGCCGCGAAGTCACTCCGAACTTGAATGCGCTGGCGCGGCAGGGGACGGCCTTCGCCGAGGCCTACAGCCATGTCGGCTTCACGACCGCGTCGCTCAAGAGCCTGTTCGGCGGCGCGCTCGATCCCGCGCCCGGCGATCCCTCGCTGTTCCGCGACTTCAAGGCGGCCGGATACCGGATCGGCGTCTATTCGGGGCAGCCCGAGAGCTTCGGCGACATTGCCGGCGTGGTCGGCATGAAGGAAAATGCCGATGTCTTCGTCGACGCCGAGACGCTGAAGGACGAGCGGGCGTTCGGCTTTGCCGCCAAGGGCTCGCTGCTGGTCGACGGGCGCAAGCTGTTGCGCGAGTTCGACCGCTCCTACGGCCGGCCGGCCGATTGGGCGCGGCCCAATTTCCTCTATTTCAACTTCCAGGAAGCGCATTTCCCCTATCACCATCCGGGCACGATGCGACTGCTGCCGGGGGAGCCGATCGCCCGCGCCGACATTGCTCTCGCCAACAAGGACCGGGTGGCGCGCACCTATTGGAACGCGGTCGCCTATGACGACTGGCTGATCGGCGAGGTCGTGGCGCGGCTGAAGCGGCTCGGCGCCTGGGAAGACAGCGTGCTGGTCGTCACCGCCGACCACGGCGAGTCCCTGTTCGACGACGCGTTCCTCGGCCACGGCCACGTCATCAACCGCCAGCAGACGCAGATTCCCTTGGTGGTGAGCGCGGCCGGCATCCCCAGCGGCCGCCCGGTCGGCCTTGCCGATTTCCGCGCGATCATTTTGCGCGCAGCGGGGGCCGAGGGCGTACCCGAGATGCGGGCGCGCACCGTCTTCCAGCATATCGGCGGCCTCGACTGGCCGACCGCGATCGGCATGGTCGAGCCGGGCGGCGTGTGGACGGTGATGCAGATCGAGACCGAGCAGGTCCGGTTCAGCGAGACGGGGCGCACGGCGCGTTATGCGGACCTGACGGGTGCGGAGAAGGCGCGCGCCGACCGCCTGATCGACGAATGGGCGCGCCAGCGCTGGCTGGCGCATCTGAGGCGGCAGTAA
- a CDS encoding NAD(P)/FAD-dependent oxidoreductase, whose amino-acid sequence MTDGGGPTHVDVLIVGAGISGIDAAYHLETRCKGKSYAILEARHAIGGTWDLFRYPGIRSDSDMYTLGFPFRPWRGDRSIVDGPSIRTYVEETARAFGIDRHIRFGHKVTRASWSSPDALWAVEVESESGSRSFTCRFLFLCSGYYDYAKGYRPEWPGEQDYRGRIVHPQFWPEDLDYAGKRVVVIGSGATAVTLVPTLAEKAAHVTMLQRSPSYIVARPSRDRLAGPLGPRLTRLKNVLLGIYFFNRARRKPARVRRWIKRMAAKALPSGFDVERHLSPRYDPWDQRLCLVPDGDLFAAVKADRVSIATDSIARFTGDGLQLQSGETLNADIVVTATGLVIKLLGGIALVVDGAPVTVADRLTYKGMMLSDVPNLALSFGYTNASWTLKCDLTSRYVCRLLNHMDRHGFALCAPRLPAGPVERRPLLDFTSGYVKRAEAGLPKQGARPPWRLHQNYIRDLAMLRLSPVTDEAMEFGKAG is encoded by the coding sequence ATGACCGACGGCGGCGGGCCGACCCATGTCGACGTCCTGATCGTCGGCGCCGGCATTTCCGGGATCGACGCCGCCTACCACCTCGAGACGCGCTGCAAGGGCAAGAGCTACGCGATCCTCGAGGCGCGCCACGCCATCGGCGGAACCTGGGACCTGTTCCGCTATCCGGGCATCCGCTCGGATTCCGACATGTACACGCTCGGCTTCCCGTTTCGGCCGTGGCGCGGCGACCGCTCGATCGTCGACGGCCCGTCGATCCGGACCTATGTCGAAGAAACGGCGCGCGCTTTCGGCATCGACCGCCACATCCGCTTCGGCCACAAGGTCACGCGCGCTTCCTGGTCCTCGCCCGACGCGCTCTGGGCAGTCGAGGTCGAAAGTGAAAGCGGCTCGCGCAGCTTCACCTGCCGCTTCCTGTTCCTGTGCAGCGGCTATTATGATTATGCGAAAGGGTATCGGCCCGAATGGCCGGGCGAGCAGGACTATCGCGGCCGCATCGTCCACCCGCAATTCTGGCCCGAGGACCTGGATTATGCCGGCAAGCGCGTGGTCGTGATCGGCAGCGGCGCGACCGCGGTGACGCTCGTGCCGACGCTCGCCGAAAAGGCCGCGCATGTGACGATGCTGCAGCGCTCGCCGAGCTACATCGTCGCGCGGCCGTCGCGCGATCGCCTCGCCGGGCCGCTCGGCCCGCGCCTGACGCGGCTCAAAAACGTGCTGCTCGGCATCTATTTCTTCAATCGCGCGCGGCGAAAGCCCGCGCGGGTGCGGCGCTGGATCAAGCGCATGGCGGCCAAGGCCCTGCCCAGCGGCTTCGACGTCGAGCGGCACCTCTCGCCGCGTTACGATCCGTGGGACCAGCGCCTCTGCCTCGTTCCCGACGGCGACCTGTTCGCCGCGGTCAAGGCGGACAGGGTCTCGATCGCTACCGACAGCATCGCGCGCTTCACCGGCGACGGCCTGCAGCTGCAATCCGGCGAGACGCTGAACGCAGACATCGTCGTCACCGCCACCGGCCTCGTCATCAAGCTACTCGGCGGCATCGCACTGGTCGTGGACGGCGCGCCGGTGACCGTCGCCGACCGGCTCACCTACAAGGGCATGATGCTGAGCGACGTCCCCAATCTCGCTTTGTCGTTCGGCTACACCAATGCGTCCTGGACGCTGAAATGCGATTTGACGTCGCGCTACGTATGCCGCCTTCTCAACCATATGGACCGGCACGGCTTCGCCCTCTGCGCGCCGCGCCTGCCGGCGGGGCCAGTCGAGCGCCGTCCTTTGCTCGACTTCACCTCAGGCTATGTGAAGCGCGCGGAGGCCGGCCTGCCCAAGCAGGGCGCGAGGCCGCCCTGGCGGCTCCATCAGAATTACATCCGCGACCTTGCCATGCTGCGCCTCAGCCCGGTGACGGACGAGGCGATGGAATTCGGCAAGGCCGGTTGA
- a CDS encoding acyl-CoA dehydrogenase family protein has protein sequence MDFTLTEREAFYRGRVRAFVETHVRPRIGDYKSQLGQGDRWQPIPVIEELKPLARDAGLWNLFMPPAPALPHVDDSFAFEGTQLTNLEYALCAEEMGRIPWASEVFNCSAPDTGNMEVLHRYGTREQKDQWLKPLMNGEIRSAFLMTEPAVASSDATNIQCEIRRDGDDYVLNGRKWWSSGAGDPRCKVAIVMGKTNPSNPRHQQQSMVLMPLDAPGVTVERALTVYGYDDAPHGHMEVELKDVRIPASAMLLGEGRGFEIAQGRLGPGRIHHCMRTIGAAEAALEAMARRLQSRVAFGKKLMEHSVWEERVARARIDIEMSRLLCLKAADMMDRAGNKAAQAEIAMIKVQAPQMALRIIDDAVQAHGGAGVSQDFGLAASWAGIRTLRLADGPDEVHNRAIARIEFARHAV, from the coding sequence ATGGACTTTACCCTTACGGAACGCGAGGCTTTCTACCGCGGCCGGGTGCGCGCATTCGTCGAGACTCATGTCCGTCCCCGGATCGGCGACTATAAAAGCCAGCTTGGCCAAGGGGACCGCTGGCAGCCGATCCCGGTCATCGAGGAGCTGAAGCCGCTCGCGAGGGACGCCGGCCTCTGGAACCTGTTCATGCCGCCGGCGCCGGCGCTGCCGCATGTCGACGACAGCTTCGCATTCGAGGGCACCCAGCTCACCAACCTCGAATATGCGCTCTGCGCCGAGGAGATGGGCCGCATCCCCTGGGCCTCCGAAGTGTTCAACTGCTCGGCGCCCGACACCGGCAATATGGAGGTGCTGCATCGCTACGGCACGCGCGAGCAGAAGGACCAGTGGCTGAAGCCGCTGATGAACGGCGAGATCCGCTCCGCCTTCCTGATGACCGAGCCGGCCGTCGCCTCCTCCGACGCGACCAACATCCAGTGCGAGATCCGCCGCGACGGCGACGATTATGTGCTGAACGGCCGCAAATGGTGGTCGTCCGGCGCCGGCGACCCGCGCTGCAAGGTCGCGATCGTGATGGGGAAGACCAATCCCAGCAATCCCCGCCACCAGCAGCAGTCGATGGTGCTGATGCCGCTCGACGCGCCGGGCGTCACCGTCGAGCGCGCGCTCACCGTCTATGGCTATGACGACGCGCCGCACGGGCACATGGAGGTCGAATTGAAGGACGTCCGCATCCCCGCCTCGGCCATGCTGCTGGGCGAGGGTCGCGGCTTCGAGATCGCGCAGGGCCGCCTTGGCCCCGGCCGCATCCACCATTGCATGCGCACGATCGGCGCGGCCGAGGCGGCGCTCGAAGCGATGGCGCGCCGGCTGCAGAGCCGCGTCGCGTTCGGCAAGAAGCTGATGGAGCACAGCGTCTGGGAGGAGCGCGTCGCCCGCGCCCGCATCGACATCGAGATGTCGCGCCTGCTGTGCCTCAAGGCCGCCGACATGATGGACAGGGCCGGCAACAAGGCCGCCCAGGCCGAGATCGCGATGATCAAGGTGCAGGCGCCGCAAATGGCGCTGCGGATCATCGACGACGCCGTCCAGGCCCATGGCGGCGCCGGCGTCAGCCAGGATTTCGGCCTCGCCGCGAGCTGGGCCGGCATCCGCACCCTGCGCCTCGCCGACGGCCCCGACGAAGTCCACAACCGCGCCATCGCGCGGATCGAGTTCGCCAGACATGCGGTATAA
- a CDS encoding SDR family oxidoreductase produces MNLFDLTGKVAIITGSSRGIGRAIAEAMADQGAKVVISSRKADACAEAADAINARHGAGTAIVVPANISSKDELQRLVDETRRQLGRIDILVCNAASNPYYGPMGGISDDQFRKILENNVLANHWLIQMVAPEMIERKEGSIIIVSSIGGLKASTVIGAYNVSKAADFQLARNLAAEFGPYQVRVNCIAPGLIRTDFAKALWENPETLKAVTAHTPLQRIGEPHEIAGAAVFLAAPASTFVTGQAIVVDGGSTTGVGL; encoded by the coding sequence ATGAATCTGTTCGATCTCACCGGCAAGGTCGCGATCATTACCGGCTCCTCGCGGGGCATCGGCCGGGCGATCGCCGAGGCGATGGCCGACCAGGGCGCCAAGGTCGTCATCTCCAGCCGCAAGGCCGATGCCTGCGCCGAGGCGGCCGACGCGATCAACGCCCGGCACGGCGCCGGCACCGCGATCGTCGTCCCGGCCAACATCTCGTCCAAGGACGAGCTCCAACGCCTCGTGGACGAGACCCGTCGGCAATTGGGCCGGATTGACATACTCGTCTGCAACGCCGCCTCCAATCCCTATTACGGGCCGATGGGCGGGATCAGCGACGACCAGTTCCGCAAGATCCTGGAGAACAATGTTCTCGCCAATCACTGGCTGATCCAAATGGTCGCGCCCGAGATGATCGAGCGCAAGGAAGGGTCGATCATCATCGTCTCCTCGATCGGCGGGCTCAAGGCCTCGACGGTGATCGGCGCCTACAATGTCTCCAAGGCCGCCGACTTCCAGCTCGCCCGCAACCTCGCCGCCGAGTTCGGGCCGTACCAGGTCCGCGTCAACTGCATCGCGCCCGGCCTGATCCGCACCGATTTCGCCAAGGCGCTCTGGGAGAATCCCGAGACGCTCAAGGCCGTCACCGCCCATACTCCGCTGCAGCGGATCGGCGAGCCGCACGAGATCGCCGGCGCGGCCGTTTTCCTTGCCGCGCCCGCCTCGACCTTCGTCACCGGCCAGGCGATCGTCGTCGACGGCGGCTCGACCACGGGAGTGGGGTTGTGA
- a CDS encoding alpha-ketoglutarate-dependent dioxygenase AlkB yields MAPQLDLVAGESQWPRGFAYRADFLEAAEEQELARRIAGLPFEPFAFHGFLGKRRIVSFGWQYVFDGSGLKRTKDIPAFLLPARARAAALAGLPAEQMQHVLVTEYAPGAGIGWHKDRSVFGEVVGLSLLAPARLRFRRRRGESWERLSLTAEPRSAYLLSGEARTEWEHSIPGVEALRYSITFRNFREGAAP; encoded by the coding sequence ATGGCTCCGCAGCTCGACTTGGTCGCCGGGGAATCCCAGTGGCCGCGTGGCTTTGCCTATAGGGCGGACTTCCTGGAGGCCGCCGAAGAGCAGGAACTGGCGCGGCGGATCGCCGGACTGCCGTTCGAGCCGTTCGCCTTTCACGGTTTCCTCGGCAAGCGGCGAATCGTCTCGTTCGGTTGGCAATATGTGTTCGACGGCAGCGGTCTGAAACGGACCAAAGACATTCCCGCTTTCCTTCTCCCCGCCCGCGCCCGCGCCGCCGCCTTGGCCGGCTTGCCGGCCGAGCAGATGCAGCATGTCCTCGTCACCGAATATGCGCCCGGCGCCGGCATCGGCTGGCACAAGGACCGCTCCGTCTTCGGCGAGGTCGTCGGCCTGTCGCTGCTGGCGCCGGCGCGATTGCGCTTCCGCCGCCGGCGCGGCGAGAGCTGGGAGCGACTGTCGCTGACCGCCGAGCCGCGCTCCGCTTATCTGCTGAGCGGCGAAGCCCGCACCGAGTGGGAGCACAGCATCCCCGGCGTGGAGGCGCTGCGTTACTCGATCACGTTCCGCAATTTCAGGGAGGGCGCCGCGCCCTAG
- a CDS encoding SDR family oxidoreductase, producing the protein MKLEGKIAIVTGAGSGIGRATAQAFAREGAFLVVSDINESVDETAALIGPAAVPVRGDAGSDEDVAHLVRSAAARFGGLDIVFANAGISGGLANLFEQTPDDWAEILRVNLIGPALAIRHAAPLIKLRGGGSIICTASVAGLRSGAGSPAYSASKAGVISLVKTAAQQLTGSGVRVNAICPGLIETGMTQPIYERARERGHQDKLGHLNPLKRGGAPDEIAAVALFLASNESSYVNGHALVADGGLSSSLPYNMQVYGRTAL; encoded by the coding sequence GTGAAGCTCGAAGGCAAGATCGCGATCGTCACCGGCGCCGGCTCGGGCATCGGCCGCGCCACCGCCCAGGCTTTCGCGCGCGAGGGCGCGTTCCTGGTCGTCTCCGACATCAACGAGAGCGTCGACGAGACCGCGGCCCTGATCGGCCCGGCCGCGGTGCCGGTGCGCGGCGACGCCGGTTCAGACGAGGATGTCGCCCATCTCGTGCGCAGCGCCGCGGCGCGCTTCGGTGGGCTCGACATCGTCTTCGCCAATGCCGGCATCTCCGGCGGCCTCGCCAACCTGTTCGAGCAGACGCCGGACGATTGGGCCGAGATCTTGCGCGTCAATTTGATCGGTCCGGCCCTGGCGATCCGCCACGCCGCGCCTTTGATCAAGCTGCGCGGCGGCGGCTCGATCATCTGCACGGCGAGCGTGGCCGGGCTTCGCTCGGGTGCCGGCAGCCCGGCTTATTCGGCCTCCAAGGCCGGCGTGATCAGCCTCGTCAAAACGGCCGCGCAACAGCTCACCGGCTCGGGCGTCCGCGTCAACGCCATCTGCCCCGGCCTGATCGAGACCGGCATGACCCAGCCGATCTACGAGCGCGCGCGAGAGCGCGGCCACCAGGACAAGCTCGGCCATCTCAATCCGCTGAAGCGCGGCGGCGCACCCGACGAGATTGCCGCCGTGGCCCTGTTCCTGGCCTCGAACGAGTCGAGCTACGTCAACGGCCACGCGCTCGTCGCCGACGGCGGCCTCTCCTCTTCCCTCCCCTACAATATGCAGGTCTACGGCCGCACGGCGCTGTAG
- a CDS encoding acyl-CoA dehydrogenase family protein: MTDLETFRTETRAWLETNCPAEMRAPVRGESDMCWGGRNPAFQSEAQKLWMERMAERGWTVPDWPRDYGGGGLSAAETKILRQEMARIGARNPLMSFGISMLGPALLKYGSEEQKKRFLPEIARGEIRWCQGYSEPNAGSDLASLQTKCEDKGDHWLVNGQKVWTSYADKADWIFCLVRTDSQAPKHQGISFLLFDMASPGVSTRPILLISGYSPFCETFFDDVKVPKDQLVGEVNKGWDVAKYLLGHEREMISGMGLGGNGESLGAALAERLSDDPLLRAEVARFDVDAMAFRAMSERFIDQLKAGQAHPAQPSMMKYAGTELNKARHELVMAAGGADALEWESERSKGGKAAREWLRTKANSIEGGTSEIQLGIIAKHILRLPGT; the protein is encoded by the coding sequence ATGACCGACCTCGAGACCTTCCGGACCGAGACGCGCGCCTGGCTGGAGACGAATTGCCCGGCCGAGATGCGCGCGCCGGTGCGCGGCGAAAGCGACATGTGCTGGGGCGGGCGCAATCCCGCGTTCCAGAGCGAGGCGCAGAAGCTTTGGATGGAGCGGATGGCCGAGCGCGGCTGGACCGTTCCCGACTGGCCCAGGGATTATGGCGGCGGCGGGCTTTCAGCGGCCGAGACTAAGATATTGCGCCAGGAGATGGCGCGGATCGGCGCGCGCAACCCGCTGATGAGCTTCGGCATCTCGATGCTCGGCCCGGCTTTGCTCAAATATGGCAGCGAGGAGCAGAAGAAGCGCTTCCTGCCCGAGATTGCGCGCGGCGAGATCCGTTGGTGCCAGGGCTATTCGGAGCCCAATGCCGGCTCCGACCTGGCGAGCCTGCAGACCAAATGCGAGGACAAGGGCGACCATTGGCTGGTCAACGGCCAAAAGGTCTGGACCTCCTACGCTGACAAGGCCGACTGGATCTTCTGCCTGGTACGCACCGATAGCCAGGCGCCCAAGCACCAGGGCATCAGCTTTCTTCTGTTCGACATGGCGAGCCCGGGCGTTTCGACCCGGCCGATCCTGCTCATCTCCGGCTACTCGCCCTTCTGCGAGACCTTCTTCGACGACGTGAAGGTGCCGAAGGACCAGCTGGTCGGCGAGGTCAACAAAGGCTGGGACGTCGCCAAATATCTGCTCGGCCACGAGCGCGAGATGATCAGCGGCATGGGCCTCGGCGGCAACGGCGAGAGCCTCGGCGCGGCGCTCGCCGAGCGGCTGTCCGACGATCCGTTGCTGCGCGCCGAGGTCGCACGTTTCGACGTCGACGCGATGGCGTTCCGGGCGATGTCCGAGCGCTTCATCGACCAGTTGAAGGCCGGCCAGGCGCACCCGGCGCAGCCCTCGATGATGAAATATGCCGGGACCGAGCTCAACAAGGCGCGGCACGAGCTGGTCATGGCCGCCGGCGGCGCCGACGCGCTCGAATGGGAAAGCGAGCGTTCCAAGGGCGGCAAGGCGGCGCGCGAATGGCTCCGGACCAAGGCCAATTCGATCGAGGGCGGCACCAGCGAGATCCAGCTCGGCATCATCGCCAAGCACATATTGCGCCTGCCGGGGACGTGA